GTGGTCCGGTCGTCGCCGTCGCGCTGACTCAGCAGGGCGGCGGCGAGGGCGATCACCGCGAGGACGCCCACCGCGGCGAACGTCGCGATCAGCCAGGAGGACGCCTTACGCCGCCGCGGGTCGCCGACCCGGGCCGGCATCTGCCGGGTCTGCGGGGCGCCGGGGGCGCCCGCATAACCGGCGCCGGCCGGGGCGAGCTGCGTCGTCTCCTCCTGCGGCAGCACGGGGGTCGCCATCACCGGGCGGCCGGCAGCCGCGCGGAGCAGGTCGGCCCGCATCTCGCCGGCGCTCTGGTAGCGGTTGAGGGGGTTCTTCGACAGCGCCTTGAGCACGATCGCGTCGACCGCGGGGTTGACGTCCGGGTTGATGTCGCTCGGGGTCGGGGGCGCCTCCCGCACGTGCTGGTAGGCCACGCTGACCGGGCTGTCGCCGACGAACGGGGGATGCCCGCAGACCAGCTCGAAGAGCACGCAGCCGGCGGCGTAGACGTCGGAGCGGGCGTCGACCGCCTCGCCGCGCGCCTGCTCGGGCGAGAGGTACTGCGCCGTACCGATGACCGCACTGGTCTGCGTCATGGTGGTGGCGCCGCTGGCCAGCGCCCGCGCGATGCCGAAGTCCATCACCTTGACCTGGCCGGTCTGGGTCAGCATCACGTTGCCGGGCTTGATGTCGCGGTGGATGATGCCGTGCCGGTGGCTGAACTCCAGGGCCGCGCACATGTCGGCGCAGATCTCCAGCGCCCGGCGCGGCTGGAGCCGCCCCTCGACGCCCAGCACCTCCTTGAGGGTCCGCCCGTTGACGAACTCCATCACGATGAACGGCAGGGTCTCGCCGGTGGGCGCGGTCTCCTCGCCGGTGTCGTAGACCGCGACGATCGCCGGGTGGTTGAGGGACGCGGCGTTCTGCGCCTCCCTGCGGAACCGCATCTGGAAGGTGGCGTCCCGGGCGAGGTCGGTGCGGAGCATCTTGATCGCGACATCCCGACCGAGCCGGAGATCGCGACCGCGGTGCACCTCGGCCATACCGCCGTAGCCGAGCAGCTCGCCGACCTGGTACCTGCCACCGAGCAGGCGGGCCTGCGCTGTCATCGCGTCTGTCGTCCTTCGCTCGTCGTCTCGTCGCTGCCCGACCGGGGCAGTTCCTGTCGACGGTACGACGTTCCGGTCGGATCGTCGCGTCCGTCGGGCCACAGCGCGCCGGACGTCACCGTCCGCGAGGTGGCCGCACCCGACTTCGTGCCCTCCCGCAGGCTGTAGGAAATCACGCCGGAGCAGACGAGGACCAGTACGGCCACGAGGATGGCGAGAAACACCATCCCGGACCGGGACCGCTGCCCGCCCGGCTGGTGCGCCGGCGGGACGGCGTGTCCCGCGTACGGCATCGGGCGGGCCTGCGGCACGGGCGCCGCGCCGCGCGGGTAGCCGTTCGGTGCCATCTGCGGGTGGTGGACCGACGCGGCGGGCGCGACCGTGGTGGGGCGGTGCGGCGTGGCGGCCGGCCGGGGGTTCGCCGCGGGCGGCCGGTGGGCCGTCATGGGCGGACGCGGCGGCTGCGCGGCGACGTTCGGCGGCCGGTGGGGCGACACCGGCGGGCGCGGCGGCGGCACCTGGGCGCGGCCGGGCGGGGCGGCCGGCGACGCCGGGGCGGCGGAGATGGGCTGGCCGGCGGCCCGGGCCTGCTGGGAGAGCTGGGCCTTGAGCTGACGGGCCACCCCCGCCAGCGTGGCGGCGCTCGGCCAGCGTGCGGCCGGGTCCTTCGCCAGGGCCCGCTCGACCACCGCCCGGACCTGCGGCGGGATGTCGGCGGGCAGGGGGCGGGGGGCCTCGCGGACGTGCCGCATGGCGATCTCGAGGGGGTTGTCGCCCTCGAACGGGCGGCGGCCGGCGAGGCACTGGTAGGCCACCACGCCGAGCGCGTAGACGTCGGACGCGGGGGTGGCGACCCCGCCGGTGGCCTGCTCCGGGGAGATGTACGAGGCGGTGCCGAGCACCGAGCCGGCCGCGGTGAGCTGGGCGACCAGCTCCGACCGGGCGATGCCGAAGTCGGTGAGCACGAGGGTGCCGTTGGGCCGGACCAGCAGGTTGCCGGGCTTCACGTCCCGGTGCACGATGCCCTTCACGTGCGCCGCGTGCAGCGCGTCGGCGGCCTGGGCGACGAGCGCCATCGTGCGGGCCGGGGTGAGCCGGCCGACCCGGGACAGGCTGGCCGACAGCGCGTCGCCCTCGACGTACTCCATGACCAGGAAGGCGATCTGCTGGTCGTTGCCGAAGTCGTAGACGTCGACCACGCCGGGGTGGTTGATCGTGGCCATGGTGCGGGCCTCGCCCCGGAAGCGCTCGGCGAAGTCGGGGTCGTCGAGCAGCGCGGGGAGCAGGCTCTTGACGGCGACCGTACGGCCGAGCACCTGGTCGGTGCCGCGCCAGACGTCGCCCATGCCGCCGCTGGCGATCCGCTCGTCCAGGCGGTAGCGGTTGCCGAGCTGCACCCCGGGGCTGAGCATGTCAGCGGCCCCCGGGGTCGGCGATGGCGGCGCGCATGATCTGCCCGGCGATCCGGGCCGCCTCGGCGCTGCCGCCGGGGCCGGCCTGCTCCAGCACCACGCAGACCGCGGAGACCGGCGTGCCGTTCTTGTCCAGGGCGAAGCCGATGAACCAGCCGTGGTCGGGCCGGTCCGGCGCGGACTGGGCGGTGCCGGTCTTGCCGCCGACCGTGTAGCCCCTGAGCTGCGCGTTGGTGCCGGAACCGTTCTCGACCACGCTGACCATCATGTCGCGCAGGTCGTTGGCGACCTGGCCGCTGACCGGCTGCCGCAACTCCTTGGGCTTGGCGGTGTAGTAGCTGGTGGTGCGGTCGGGGGCGAGCAGTTGGCGGACCAGGTACGGCCGCATCTGGCTGCCGCCGTTGGCGACCGACGCGGCGATCATGGCGCCCTGGAGCGGGGTCATCCGCACGTCGCGCTGCCCGATGGAGGACTGGGCCAGCGCGGCCGGGTCGGCCCCGCCGTCGGCGTTCTGCATGCTGCCGGTCCGGCTCGCCGCCACCGGGTGGCCGCCCTCGTTGAGGTGGCCGACGGAGAGGTCCTCCTGCTCGAAGCCGAACTGCCGCGCCTTCTCCTTGATCTTGTCCGCGCCGAGCCGTACGCCCATCTGCGCGAAGCCCGTGTTGCACGACTCGGTCACCGCGTTGATCAGGGTCACCTCGTCCTCGGGGCAGATCGACGGGGCCGCGTTGCGGATCGGCGTGCCCGAGGTCGGCGGGGTCCAGCTGGGCCCGGCCGGGATCCTCGTCTGCTGCCCGACGCCGTTCTCCAGCGCCGCGGCGGCCACCACGATCTTGAAGGTGGAGCCCGGGGGCAGCACCTCGCCGAGGGCCCGGTTCTTCAGCGGGCCCGCCGGGTCCTGCTCCAGCTTGTTGTACGCGGCCGTGGCCTCGTTGGTGTTGTGGCTGACCAGCGGGTTGGGGTCGAAGCTGGGCATCGAGACCAGCGCCTGCACCGCCCCGGTACGCGGGTCGACGGCGATCGCCGCGCCCTTGGCGGCGTCGACCCGGTTGTTCCGCAACTGCTCAAACGCGGTGTTCTGGGCGCCCTTGGAGACCGTGAGCAGCACGTTGCCGCCGCCGGACTGGTCACCGGTGAACATGTCCTTGACCCGGTTGGCGATGAGCTGGTCGCTGGTGCCGGCCAGGAAGTCGTTCTCGAACTTCTCGATGCCGGTCTCGGCGAGGTTGACCGGCTTGTAGCCGAGCACGTGCGCGTACCTCGCCCCGCCCGGGTAGGCGCGCTGGAACTTCAGCTCGCCGTCGGTCTCCTTGCTGAGCGCGAAGGCGGTGCCGCCGGCCTCGATGTTGCCGCGCCGGCGCTCGTACTCGGCGACCTGGACCCGACCGTTGTAGTCGCTGGTGCGGTACTCGTCGGCCTTGTAGGCCTGGATCCAGTTCAGGTTCGCGAAGAGCAGGCCGAAGAGAACCATGACGACGATGCCGACGCGGCGCAGGGGTGCGTTCACGGCCTGATCACCTCCGTGGGTGCACCGTGCAGCTGCTCCGGCGGGCCGCCGGACGGTCGGGCCGCCTTGCCGCCGGCGCCGGTGACGGGCCGGCGGGCGCCGTCGGAGATCCGGAGCAGGACCGCGATGAGCAGCCAGTTCGCCATCAGCGAGGAACCGCCGGCGGAGAGGAACGGGGTGGTCTGGCCGGTCAGCGGGATGAGCTTGCTGATCCCGCCGACGATCACGAAGACCTGGAGCCCCAGGGTGAAGGCCAGGCCGCCGGCCAGCAGCTTGCCGAACGAGTCCCGCACCGCCAGCGCCGCCCGCAGCCCCCGCTCGACGATCAGCAGGTAGACCACGAGCAGCGCGGACAGGCCGAAGAGCCCGATCTCCTCACCGATGCCGGCGAAGATGAAGTCGTTCTGCACCTCGGGCAGCAGGCCCGGCTGGCCACCACCGGGGCCCGCGCCGAACAGGCCGCCCGTGCCGAGCGCGAGCAGGCCCTGCACGAGTTGGTAGCCGTCGTTGTACGGGTCGGCGAACGGGTCCAGCCAGATCTGCGCGCGCAGGTAGAAGTTGGCGAACGGCCCGCCGACCACTTCCCCGAGCACGTACGCCAGGTAGACGCCGCCGAAGAAGAGCACCAGACCGATGAGCAGCCAACTGACCCGTTCGGTGGCGATGTAGAGCGTCACCACGAACATGCCGAAGTAGAGCAGCGAGGTGCCGAGGTCCTTCTCGAAGACGAGGACCAGGACGCTGATCAGCCAGACCACGACCACCGGGCCGAGGTCGCGCCCGCGGGGGAAGTCGATGCCGAGGAACCGGCGGCTCGCCAGCGACAGCACCTCGCGCTTGCGCACCAGGTAGTAGGCGAAGAAGACCAGCAGGGCCAGCTTGGCGAACTCACCCGGCTGGATGGAGAAGCCCCCGACCCGGACCCACAGCTTCGCGCCGTTGATCTCGGAGAACCGGCTGGGCAGCACCGCCGGAATCATGACCAGCACGATGCCGGCCAGCCCCAGCGTGTACGCGTAGCGGGACACCGAGCGGTGGTCGCGCATGAGGGCGAGCAGGCCGGCGGCGAGGACGACCGAGGCGAGCGTCCAGGCCAGCTGCCGGCCGCCCGTCCCGGCGAAGATGGCCAGGTCCTCCCGCTCGGCGGGCGCCGCGCTGCCCAGGTCGAGCCGGCGCAGGAAGCCGACCCCGATCCCGTTGAGCAGGGCGACCGCCGGCAGCAGGGCCGGGTCGGCGAAGGGTGCCAGGAACCGGATCACCAGGTGCAGGCCGAGGAACACGGCGGTGAGCGCGGCGGCCGGCATCCAGAAGTCGGCCGTGACGGTGTCGAGCACCTTCGCCTCGACCATCGCCCCGTACGCGGCCACCAGCACCATGGCGACCAGCAGCAACGACAGCTCGGCGTTGCGCCGGGACCGGGCCAGGCGTACGCCGGGCTGCTCGCCCGTGGTGGCGGGCGAGGATGCCGGAATGGCCGCTGCGGTCACGGAACGTCCTCGGATCGAGCCGCGCCTACTCCGGCGACCGGCACGCGGCGGGGTCGAGCGCCGGCGAGTCGGTGTCGGAGGGCGGGGCGTCGGGCGTGGTGGTCGGCGCGGCCGGCGTGCTTGGCCGGCCGCTGACCGGGGCGCTCACACTCGCGCTGACGGTCGGAGCGGGCGACACCGGGGCGGTGGTCGGCGTCGGGGCGGTGGTGGCGGCCACGGCGCTCGGACTCGGGCTCGGCGGGCAGATGGGCTTCAGGTTCGGGTTCATCGGGTCGTCGCTGGTCAGCTCGGCCAGTCGACGCTCGGCGTCGGGCTCGCTCTTGGCCGGGATGCCCTGCTTGACCTGCTCCTGGGCGGCCAGCGTCAGGTCCTCCAGGTCCGCCGGGCTGGTGGAGTGCACCGTCGACAGGTCCATGCCGGCGATCTCGCCCTGGATGCCCCGGAACACCGCGACCTGGCCGTTCTCGGTCGCGCCGACGTAGTACTGCCGCTGGGTGTAGCTCCAGCCGCCGAAGACCGCGCCGCCGACGAGCACCAGCAACGCCACCGAGATCGCGGCGGCCCGTACCGGCCGACGCCGCGGGCGCTCCGACTCGTCGTCGGCACCGGCCGCCGGCTCCTCGGGAACGGGCGGGCGGGGCGCGGAGAGGGCGGACGCGCGGGCGGCCGGCGTGGACACGTCGGCGGAGGTCGCCATGCCCCGGTCCCGGGCGGCGGCGCCGCCGACGATCGGGCTCGCCTCGACGATGTCCTGGTCGGTGGCGTCCGCGATGATCACCGTGATGTTGTCCGGGCCGCCGCCGCGCAGGGCGAGCTGCACCAGCCGCTCGACGCACTGCTGCGGGTCGGTGTACTCACGCATCGTCTCGCCGATGGTGTCGGCGCTGACCACACCCGAGAGGCCGTCGCTGCAGATCAGGTAGCGGTCGCCGGGGAGCACCTGGCGGACGCTGTATTCCGGGTCGATGTCGCGGCCGTCGAGCGCCCGGGTGAGCAGCGAGCGCTGGGGGTGGCTGCTCGCCTCCTCGGCGCTGATGCGGCCCTCGTCGACGAGCATCTGGACGTACGTGTCGTCCTTGGTGATCTGCGCGAACTCGCCGTTGCGCAGGAGGTAGGCCCGCGAGTCACCGATGTGGACCATGCCCAGCTTGCTGCCGGAGAAGAGGGTCGCGGTGAGCGTGGTGCCCATCCCCTCCAGCTGGGGGTTGGCGTCCACGGTGTCGCGGAGCTGCTGGTTGGCGGTGCCCACGGCCGAACGCAACGCGTCGACGAGGGCGTCACCGGGGACGTCCTCGTCGAGCGGCGCCATGGCACCGATGACGATGTTGCTGGCGACGTCACCGGCGGCCATGCCGCCCATGCCGTCGGCGACGGCGAGAAGCCGCGGTCCGGCGTAGACGGAATCCTGATTACCGTCTCGGATCAGACCGCGGTCGCTGTGGGCCGCATAGCGCAGGGTCAGAGTCATGGCCGTAATTCGAGAGAAGTGCGGCCGATCCGGATCGGCACGCCGAGGGGGACGGGGGTTGGTCCGGTGACCTTAGCGCGATCCAGGTAGGTGCCGTTAGTCGAGCCGAGGTCCTCGACGAACCACTGGCCGTCGCGCGGCACCAGTCGGGCGTGCCGTGCCGAGGCGTAGTCGTCGGTGATGACGAGGGTGGAATCCTCCGCCCGGCCGATGGTGATCTGCGCTTCGCCGAGGGTGATCCGGGTCCCCGCCAGCTGACCGGCGGTCACCACGAGCTGGTGCGCCGCCCTGCCCCGCTTCGCCTTCGTCGGCTTCGCCGCCTGCCCGAGCGAGGCGCCGACGGCCCGGGGGGCGGCCACCAGCCGGCCCGACCGGGCGCCCGCGAAGAGGTCCCGGCGGATCACGCCGACCACGGTGAACACGAAGATCCACAGCAGGATGAGGAACCCGAACCGGGCGACGGTGATGACCAGTTCCGGCAAGGCGGGTCAGCCGTCCACGCGGAAGGTCAGCGTCGTGGTGCCGAGCTGGATCATGTCGCCGGGGTTGAGGGCGACGGCGGAGACCCGCTGGCCGTTGACCATGGTGCCGTTGGTCGACCCGAGATCGGTCAGCACGACCTGACCGCCGTCGAAGTCCAGCCGGGCGTGTCGCCGCGAGATCCCGACGTCGGGGAGGCGCAGGTTGGCCTGGTCGCCGCGGCCGATCACGGTCGAGCCCATCTGGAGGGGGTAGGTGCGCCCGTCGCCGGAGACCAGCCGCACGTTGCGGCCGCCGCCGTGGCCGGGCGGAGGACCGTAGCCGCCGCCCTGGTCGTACGCCGGGTAGGCGGGCGGGCCCGCGTCGTAGCCGGGCGCCGAGACCGGGGCGACCTCGCCGCCGGTGTAGACCTCGGCGGTGACCCGGAACATCCCCGTGTCCAGCCCCTCGCCGCGTTCGATCTCGACGATCACGTCGCCGTAGACCGTCCAGGCCTGCTCGCCGATGAACTCCGCCTGCGACTGGGCCAGCTCCTGGGCCAGCGCGGCGGCGTACGGCGCCAGACGACTGTGGTCGTAGGGCGAGAGATCGATCACGTAGCGGTTGGGCACCAGCGTGCGCCCACCGGCCAGGATCGCCTTGTGCGCCTCGGCCTCCCGCTGCATGGCGTTGAGGATCTCCACGGGGTGGACCACCCCTTTGAAGACCTTGGCGAAGGCCCCCTCGACCAGGCCTTCCAGACGCTTCTCGAAGCGTTGCAGCACGCTCACCGGCTCCTCCTCGGGTCCCGAGGACATGATGGTATCCGGCCGGCGCGCGCGCAGCTCACACGCCGCTCGGCCGTCTGACGGCGGCCCGTTCGGACGGGCCGATACTGCCGTGCTACTCTTTCGTCCGCCACGAACGGTAACCGCTCCTCGGACGGTAACCGATCGTCGCAACGACCACGGACCGGCTAGGATGTCCGAGGCCCGCTGGAGACAGCAGGTCCGGCACAGACTACAGTGTTCGAGGTCAGGCCACGGGGAAGTGGCGGAATGGCAGACGCGCACGGTTCAGGTCCGTGTGCCCGAAAGGGCGTGGGGGTTCAACTCCCCCCTTCCCCACCAATACGCGAGGGCTCCGCAGCGATGCGGGGCCCTCGCGCTGTATCGGGGCGTGCCGTACGTCACGCTATGCTCCGATGGTTTCTGCCTCCGATGGACCAGGAGTGGCGTGTGAGTGTCGCGTTCGTGACCGGGTCGGGCGGTCTGATCGGCTCCGAGGCGGTCCGGCACTTCGCCGGCCTCGGTCTCGAGGTCGTCGGCATCGACAACGACATGCGGCAGGAGTTCTTCGGCGCGGAGGCGTCCACCGCGTGGAACGTCCGCCGGCTGACCGACGAGCTGGGGTCCGCGTACTCGCACCACAGCATCGACATCCGCGACCGGGCCGCGCTGGCCAAGCTGTTCAAGCGGTACGGCACCGACGTCGCCGTGGTGATCCACACCGCCGCCCAGCCGTCGCACGACTGGGCGGTGCGCGACCCGTTCACCGACTTCGACGTGAACGCCGCCGGCACGCTCAACGTCCTGCAGAACGTGCGCGAGCACTGCGTCGAGGCGCCGCTCATCCACTGCTCCACCAACAAGGTCTACGGCGACCGGCCGAACAGCCTGCCGCTGGTCGAGCTGGAGTCCCGCTGGGAGATCGAGCCGGGGCACCCGTACGAGCAGGGCATCCGTGAGGACATGTCCATCGACGCCTGCCTGCACTCGATCTTCGGTGCCTCGAAGGTGGCGGCCGACGTCATGGTGCAGGAGTACGGCCGCTACTTCGGCATGCGGACGGCCTGCTTCCGGGGCGGGACCCTGACCGGCCCGGCGCACTCCGCGACGGAGCTGCACGGCTTCCTCGGCTACGTGATGCGCGCCAACATGGAGCGCCGCACCTACAAGATCTTCGGCTACCAGGGCAAGCAGGTCCGCGACGCCATCCACAGCTCGGACGTGGTCTCCGCGTTCGAGGCGTTCTTCCGCAACCCGCGCTCGGCGGCGGTCTACAACCTCGGCGGCGGCCGGCACTCGAACACCTCCAACCGCGAGGCGTTCGCGCTCGCCGAGCAGATCACCGGCCAGGAGATGATCACCGAGTACGTCGGAGCCAACCGGATCGGCGACCACAAGTGGTGGATCGGCTCGAACGAGGCCTTCCAGGCCGACTACCCCGAGTGGAAGCAGGTCTACGACGTGCCCATGATCATGCGGGAGATCTACGAGGCCAACGTGGACAAGTGGGTGCCGGGCGCATGACCGGCAAGGGCAAGCGGAACGTCCTCGGGGTCCTGGTCGACGCCACCGACTACGCCGCGGCGACCGAGCAGGTGGTGGCGGCCGCGCAGGAGCGCCGCCCGCTGGCGCTGACGGCGCTGGCCGTGCACGGCGTGATGACCGGGGTGCTCGACCCGGCGCACAACGCGCGGCTGAACTCCTTCGACGTGGTCACCCCCGACGGCCAGCCGGTGCGCTGGGCGCTCAACCTGCTGCACGGCGCGGGGCTGACCGACCGGGTCTACGGCCCCACCCTGACCCTGCACGTGCTCTCCCGGTTCGCCGACGAGGGGCTGCCGGTCTACCTCTACGGGTCGACCGAGGAGACCCTGGCCAGGCTGATTCCGGCGCTGGAGCGGATGTTCCCGGCGCTGAAGATCGCCGGGGTGGAGCCGTCCAAGTTCCGGGCGGTGCAGCCGGGCGAGGACGTGGAGATCGCCGACCGGATCCGGTCCAGCGGGGCCCGGCTCGTGCTGGTCGGGCTGGGCTGCCCGCGCCAGGAGGTCTTCACGTACGCCATGCGGCCGCTGCTGGACATGCCGATGATGGCGGTCGGGGCGGCCTTCGACTACCACGCCGGGCTGCTGCGCCAGCCGCCGCCGTGGATGCAGCGGGCCGGCCTGGAGTGGTTCTGGCGCCTCGGCCTGGAGCCGAAGCGGCTCTGGCGACGCTACGTGATCCTCAACCCGGCCTACCTGACCCGGCTCGCCGGGCAGAAGACGGGGCTGTGGAAGGCGCGGCCGCCGGCCCCGGCCACGGAGCGACCGGCGACCTTCGCCGTCTGATTACCGACAGACGCCGAGAGGGCCCCTTCCCACGCACGAGGCGGTGGGAAGGGGCCCTCTCGTCACTCCGTCAGAGGGTGAGGGTCCAGGTGTTCAGGTAGCCGGTGTCGCCCGTGTAGACGTCCCGCACCCGCAGCTGCCAGGTGCCGTTCGCCGCCTCGCTCGACAGGTTCGCCGTGTAGGTGGCGTTGATGTTGTCCGCGCCGTCGAAGAAGCTGCTGTTCTTCAGCCGGTAGGACGAGCCGTCCGGGGCGACCAGGTCGATGACGACGTCACCACGGTAGGTGTGCACGATGTTCACCGCGACGGTGGAGGCCGACGAGGCGTTACGGGCGCAGCCGGAGATGACGATCGAGCTGCTGGCCGTGACGCCGGTGTCCGGGATCGCGACGTCGGTGCCGTTGGTGCCGGAGCAGCTGCCGCCACCGGTGCCGGTGACCGTCAGCGAGTAGGTGGCGGTTTTGCTGCCCGAGGCCGCGGTGCCCGTCACGGTCACGGTGTAGGTGCCGGGCGGCGTGCTCGCCGAGGTGCTGATGGTCAGCGTCGAGGAACCGCCCGAGGTGACGGTGGCCGGGCTGAACGAGGCGGTCGCCCCGGACGGCAGCCCGCTGGCCGAGAGGCTCACCGACTGGGCGGAGCCGTTGGTCGTGGCGGTGCCGACCGTGGCGGTCACCGAGCCGCCCGGCGCGGTGGAGCCGGAGGTCGGCGAGACCGAGACCGAGAAGTCGTCGGTCGGCGGCGGGGTGTCGCCGTTGACGACGTAGAGCAGCTTGTTCGGCGAGCCGGTGCCGGGGTTGGTCACCACGTTGCTGGTCGCGTTGTTCACCAGGTAGTCGCGGACCTGCTGCGGCGTCCAGGTCGGGTTGGCGCTGGCCACCAGGGCCGCGGCGCCGACCACGTGCGGCGTCGCCATCGAGGTGCCGCTGATCGTGTTGGTCGAGGTGTCGTTGGTGTGCCACGCCGAGGTGATCGACGAGCCGGGCGCGAAGATGTCCAGGCAGGTGCCGATGTTGGAGAACGAGGACCGGGCGTCGGTGTTGGTCGTCGAGCCGACGGTGATGCCCTCGGCGGTCCGGGCGGGCGAGGTGTTGCAGGCGTTGCCGCCGGAGTCGTTGCCGGCCGCCAGGCCGTAGCTCACGCCGGAGTTGATGGAGTTGCGCACGGCGGTGTCGAGCGAGGCGTTCGCGCCGCCGCCGAGGCTCATGTTGGCCACGGCGGGCTTGACCGCGTTGGCGGTCACCCAGTCGACGCCGCCGATGACGCCGGCGTTCGTGCCGCTGCCCTGGCAGTTCAGCACCCGTACGCCGACCAGCTGGACGCCCTTGGCCACGCCGTACGCCGAACCGCCGACGGTGCCGGCGACGTGCGTGCCGTGCCCGTTGCAGTCGTCGGCCGAGCCGCCGTCGACGGCGTCGTAGCCGGAGACGGCCCGCCCACCGAAGTCGCTGTGGCTGAACCGGATGCCGGTGTCGATGATGTAGGCGTGCACGTTGCTCGCCGTGTTCGGGTACGTGTAGGAGCTGTTCAGCGGCAGGGCACGCTGGTCGATCCGGTCCAGTCCCCAGGAGGGCGGGTTGGTCTGGGTGCCGCTGATGGACACCGTGTGGTTCTGCTCGACGTACGCCACGGCGGGATCCGCGGCGATGCGGGCGGCGGCCCTGGCGTCGACCCGGACCTCGAAGCCGCGCAGGGCGGCGCCGTAGGTGCGGGCGACCGCGCCGCCGTGCCGGCTGACCAGCCGCTGCGCGGTGTCACCGACGCCGCTGCGGGCGACCGAGCTGTCCTTGAAGACGACGATGTAGCTGTCGGCCACGGCCGTGGCGCCGCCCGCGGCGCGGATCGTGCCCACCGGTTCGGCGGCCATGGCGGGCGTGGCGGTGGCCACCATGGCCAGCGCGGCCACCCCGACGAGTACGGACCTGCGTGGAAGACCCATCTTCTACTCCCTCCGACCGGCACCGACCGTCCAACTGTTCGAGACGAGTGAATCGATGAATGCCGATCAAGCTGAGGGTAGGGGGGCGCAATCAGGAATTCAAACATGTCGACTTCCCCATAACACCGGGAAGATGGCCCCTAGGGGAGGCGGCTGCGGGACGAACCGGGGA
The nucleotide sequence above comes from Micromonospora sp. M71_S20. Encoded proteins:
- a CDS encoding NAD-dependent epimerase/dehydratase family protein, encoding MLRWFLPPMDQEWRVSVAFVTGSGGLIGSEAVRHFAGLGLEVVGIDNDMRQEFFGAEASTAWNVRRLTDELGSAYSHHSIDIRDRAALAKLFKRYGTDVAVVIHTAAQPSHDWAVRDPFTDFDVNAAGTLNVLQNVREHCVEAPLIHCSTNKVYGDRPNSLPLVELESRWEIEPGHPYEQGIREDMSIDACLHSIFGASKVAADVMVQEYGRYFGMRTACFRGGTLTGPAHSATELHGFLGYVMRANMERRTYKIFGYQGKQVRDAIHSSDVVSAFEAFFRNPRSAAVYNLGGGRHSNTSNREAFALAEQITGQEMITEYVGANRIGDHKWWIGSNEAFQADYPEWKQVYDVPMIMREIYEANVDKWVPGA
- a CDS encoding WecB/TagA/CpsF family glycosyltransferase; protein product: MTGKGKRNVLGVLVDATDYAAATEQVVAAAQERRPLALTALAVHGVMTGVLDPAHNARLNSFDVVTPDGQPVRWALNLLHGAGLTDRVYGPTLTLHVLSRFADEGLPVYLYGSTEETLARLIPALERMFPALKIAGVEPSKFRAVQPGEDVEIADRIRSSGARLVLVGLGCPRQEVFTYAMRPLLDMPMMAVGAAFDYHAGLLRQPPPWMQRAGLEWFWRLGLEPKRLWRRYVILNPAYLTRLAGQKTGLWKARPPAPATERPATFAV
- a CDS encoding S8 family serine peptidase — translated: MGLPRRSVLVGVAALAMVATATPAMAAEPVGTIRAAGGATAVADSYIVVFKDSSVARSGVGDTAQRLVSRHGGAVARTYGAALRGFEVRVDARAAARIAADPAVAYVEQNHTVSISGTQTNPPSWGLDRIDQRALPLNSSYTYPNTASNVHAYIIDTGIRFSHSDFGGRAVSGYDAVDGGSADDCNGHGTHVAGTVGGSAYGVAKGVQLVGVRVLNCQGSGTNAGVIGGVDWVTANAVKPAVANMSLGGGANASLDTAVRNSINSGVSYGLAAGNDSGGNACNTSPARTAEGITVGSTTNTDARSSFSNIGTCLDIFAPGSSITSAWHTNDTSTNTISGTSMATPHVVGAAALVASANPTWTPQQVRDYLVNNATSNVVTNPGTGSPNKLLYVVNGDTPPPTDDFSVSVSPTSGSTAPGGSVTATVGTATTNGSAQSVSLSASGLPSGATASFSPATVTSGGSSTLTISTSASTPPGTYTVTVTGTAASGSKTATYSLTVTGTGGGSCSGTNGTDVAIPDTGVTASSSIVISGCARNASSASTVAVNIVHTYRGDVVIDLVAPDGSSYRLKNSSFFDGADNINATYTANLSSEAANGTWQLRVRDVYTGDTGYLNTWTLTL